Part of the Terriglobales bacterium genome is shown below.
GCGTCGAGCAGGCGAAGGCGCTCGCTGGCATCGAACGCCAGGATAGATTCGTTCTGCGCGTGCACCCTGGCCAGGTGCACAGCAAGCTGGCGAAGGACGCCGACGGCGGCCGGCTGGTTGTTCACGAAGGCGCGCCCTTTGCCAGACGCAGCCACCTCCCGGCGCACGATGACCTCGCCGGGAATAGCGTCGAGGCCGTTGCCTTCGAGAACGGCGGCGACCGCCGCCTCCTCCACTTCGAAGACCGCACTGACCACGGACCGTCCGGCGCCGTGGCGGACGGCGTCGCTCGAGGCCTTCTCCCCCAACAACAGTGCCAGGGCATCAATGAGGATGGACTTGCCGGCGCCGGTCTCGCCGGTGAGGAGGTTGAGTCCGGGGCCGAACTCGACTTCCACGTCCTCGATCAGAGCGTAGTTTTGGACGCGCAGTTCGGCCAGCACCGGGGTGGACCCTGAATCTGCGCGCAGGATAGCACGGAAGGCCGCGGCGAAATTCCACAGCCCTAGTCGGCCGTCGGAGGAGTTTCCCCCTTCGCGGGAGGTTGCGCCACGGATTCGGCGAGCCGCTGGCGCTGCTTGCGGCTCCAATCGCAGAGCAGGCGCACGTCGGCCTGGGAGAGCCGCGCTTCGGGGTGCATCCAGCGATAGGAGCGCAGCGGCATGCCGCCATCGGAGATCTCCTCGCAGATCTCATCGAGGATCTCGTCGGCCTCCGTGTGGCCGTAGGAGGCCCACTCGGAGAGATTCACATGCCTGCGGCCGTGATTGACGTCGTCAACCACCAGCCAGGAGACCGGCGCCACATGGCTGTACCAGGGCCACCGCGTCTGGTTGGAATGGCAGTCGCGGCAGGCGCGCTCGAATACTGCCGAGACCTCCGCAGGCACGGCGAGGCGCGCATGGACCGCGCGCGCGGGATCGCTGGCGGGATTGGTCCTCTCCGGACGGATCAACTGCGCCACCACGAACAGGAATCCCAGAACCATCAAGGCGCGGGGCAGCAGTTTCTTCATTTAGAAGCGCCGGCTCCGATGCGACGGCCATGCGGCCGCGCGGCAGAAAATCCGTGCGGACGTAACCCAAGTGTAAAGCCCGGGCGGGGGCAGTGTCGACGGCCTGCCGCAGCGCGCGGTTCCTTGTGCGCGTCCGAGTTCCGTTGACCCTGTCGAAACCCTATGCTACGGTGCGAGCGTGGGACATTTTCTAACGTACTCATCGGTTTTTTCCTTTCCGGCTGCGGCGGTGGGCGGTGAGATCATCAATCTGGTCGCGCAGAGCGGCCCGGTCGCCAAGGCAGTACTGGTCATCCTGCTCATCTTCAGCGTCATCTCCTGGGCCATCATGATCTCCAAGTGGAGCACGTTCAGCCGGGCGCGAGTGCAGAGCGCCCGCTTTGTGAAGGCCTTCCGCAAGGTAGGGCGGCTTTCGGAGATGGCGGCGGTGGCCGAGCAGTTCCGGCCCAGCCCGCTGGTGGCGGTGTTCGAGAGCGGCTACCACGAGTATCACCGGCAGGCGGGGAATCCCTCGGGCGCGGTACGGAACCTGGCCGCCATCCAACGCGCTACGCAGATCGCGGCATCGGAAGAATTGACGCGGCTGGAGCGCCGCCTGCCGTGGCTGGCGACCACGGGTGCGGTGACGCCCTTCATCGGCCTGTTCGGTACGGTGTGGGGCATCATCGACGCCTTCCACTCGCTGGGAACCTCGGGAGCGGCTACGCTGCGTGCGGTGGCGCCGGGTATCTCGGAAGCGCTGATCGCCACCGCTGCCGGGCTGTTCGCCGCGATTCCGGCGGTGATCGGCTACAACCAGTTGACGCATTCCATCCGCGAGTTCGGCGCGCGCATGGACGATTTCGCGCTGGAATTCCTGAACGCGGCCGAGCGCCCGACGGCCGAACCGCGAGGCTGAGCGATGGCATTTACCAACGCCCGGGGACGCACCGAGAGTTCGCTTTCCGACATCAACGTCACGCCGTTCGTGGATGTGGTGCTGGTGCTGCTGATCATCTTCATGATCACGGCGCCGGTGCTGCAATCGGGGGTAGAGGTCGCGGTGCCCAAGACGCGCACAGTGAAGGAGATCACCGAGGAGCGCCTGGTCATCTCCATCGACCGCAAGCAGCGAGTGTACTTCGGCAACGATCCCATCAATATCAACCAGGTGGGCGCGCGGTTGCGGGAGCGCGTGCGTGATCCCGAGCGCCAGTCCATCTATCTGCGGGCGGACGAGAACGTGCCCTTCGGCGCCTTCGCCACCGTGATGGACGCCGTGAAGCAGGCCGGGATCACCAACGTCAGCATCGTCACCGAGCCGCTGAAAGAATCGGCGAGCAAGTAGCGCATGGCCCTGAGCGCCGACATCTATGTGGAACGAGATCCGTTGGAGCGGCCGCTGGCCTTGTCCGTGGCGCTGCATGGATTCCTCTTCGGCGGCATGCTGCTCTACGCCGGGCTGTTCGGAGGATTCCACGGGGAGAGCTGGGGCGGCGCGGGCGGCGGTGGTGCGCTCAGCGCCACGCTGGTGAGCAACGTACCCATCCCGCGGCCGCCGGCGGAGACAGAAAACGTGCTGGCGAACGAATCCGCCGGCCTTTCGGAGTCGCTGCCGCGCGAAAAGGAACAAGAACCGGAGGCGGTTCCCATCCCGGAGCCGGACGCGCGCGCCAAGCCCGAAAAACTGAAGCCGGTCGCGCCGCCCAAGTCCAACGTGATTCCGTTCGGCCAGGGCGGGCCGGTCAGCGGTCCCTATGGGGTTTTCGAGGCACGCGGCGCCAAGGGCGGCTTCGGCTTCACCGGCACGGGCGGCGACTTCGGCTCGCGTTACGCCTGGTACGTGGACGTGGTGCGGCGCAAGGTATCAGAGAACTGGCTGAAGTATGAGGTGGACCCGTCGATCGGGTCAGCGCGCCGTGTGTACATCACCTTCGACATCCTGCGCAACGGCCAGCCGGTCAGCATCGAGGTTTCCCAGTCCAGCGGCGTGCCCTCGCTCGATCAGTCGGCCCTGCGGGCCCTGAAACGCATCGACACCTTCGGGCCCTTGCCGCCGGATTACTCGGGCTCCAAGGTCTCGGTGGAGTTCTGGTTCGATTACAGGAGATAGCAGCCGGCTGCGATTCACGATGAAGCATGATCCTCAAACCCGTGCATGCATGATGAAACGACCTCTTCTGATTCTTCTTCTGATCCCGGCGCTGGCTGCGCCAGCGCGCCCCTACCAGGATTGGATCCGCACCGGGACCGGCCTGGGGGTGGAGCGTGTGCGCCTGGCCGTGCCGGACTTCCAGCCCGGACCGGGCGGCACGAGCGGCGACGCACTGCGCAAGGTATTCAACGACACGCTGTGGAACGACCTTTCGAATGCGGGAATCTTTGACGTCGTCTCCAAGAGCTTCTACCCGCTGGCAGTGCCGGGCAGCCCGGCACAGATGCGGCCGGAAGCGTGGAGCAACCCGCCGCCCAGCGCGGGCATGGTCGCTTTCGGAAACTTCGGCATCGCGGGCGAAGACGCGGTCATGCAGGGCTGGCTATACGACGTGAAGAATCCGACGTCACCGCTGGTGCTGGGCAAGCAGTACCGTGAGAAAGCTACGGAGGAGAACGCCCGGCGCATTGCCCATCGCTTCGCCAACGAGATCATCCTGCGGCTGGGTGGCGGCGTACCGGGCGTGTCGGAAAGCCGCATCGTCTTTATCAGCAATCGCACCGGCCACAAGGAAGTGTGGATCATGGACTACGACGGAGCCGGCCAGCAGCAGCTCAGCAAGCTGGGCTCGATCGCACTCTCGCCCAAGATCTCGCCCGATGGGTCGCGGGTCGTGTTCACCTCCTACGCGCGGGGTGCGGTGGACCTGGCCATGTATTCGCTCGAACTCGGCCGCATGGTCAGCTTCCCGCGGTTCGCAGGCACGAACATTTCTCCGGCGTGGTCGCCGGATGGGAGCAAGATCGCGTTCTCCTCTTCGATGCGCGGCGATCCGGAGGTCTTCCTCGTGGACGCGAACGGGGCGAATCCCAAGCGCCTGACCGCTTTCCAGGGCCCCGACCTATCGCCCGCGTGGAACCCGAAAACAGGCGCCCAGATCGCCTTCGTGAGCGGGCGCACCGGGCTGCCGCAGATCTACATCATGGACGCCGACGGCACCAACGTGCAGCGCATCACCGATCAGGGTTACGCCGTTTCCCCGTCCTGGTCGCCGAACGGGCAGCTGCTGGCCTTTTCCTGGAATCGCAGATACGGGCCCGGCGCGCCCGGCGGACAGGACATCTATATAATGGACATCGCCAGCCGTCAGTGGGTGCAACTCACGCATGGCGCCGGCAATAACGACTTCCCGTCCTGGTCGCCCGACGGGCGGCAGATCGTGTTTCAGTCCACACGCTCAGGACGGACGCAGATTTGGAGCATGCTGGCGGACGGCACCCTGCCCCGGCAACTGACTACGGCGGGCGAGAACTCACAACCCAACTGGAGCTTCAAGTAACGCATCCAAGTGCATGCAAGCAGTTCTTTTCCAAAAGGAGGCTACGTTGAGACGGAACACGAGGCAAGCCTGGATCATCGCGTCCCTGGCGGTGCTGCTGGCGCTGGGCGGATGCAAGAAGCGAACCGAAGCCCCGCCGCCGACCCCCGCACCTCCACCGCCGGCGGCTGCTCCCACGGCTTCCATCTCGGCCAGCCCGACCACCATCCAGCGGGGCCAGGCGGCAACCCTCACGTGGCATACCAGCAATGCCGACAGCGCGGTCATCTCCGGGATCGGGTCGGTAGCGGCCAGCGGCTCACAGGCGGTGACGCCGGAAGCTTCAACCACCTATAGCCTGACGGCCAAAGGTCCCGGCGGCGAGGCCAGCGACTCCGTGCGCATCACGGTGGCCGAGCCGACGGCGGCCGTCCCTTCGGCCACGGAGGCGGAACTGTTCGCGCGTAACGTGCAGGACGTCTTTTTCGACTACGACCGCTCCGACATCCGGCCGGACGCACAGCGCACACTGGAGGCCAATGCCCGATTCCTGAACGAGCACGCGAGTATTCCCTTCGTGGTGGAAGGACACTGCGATGAGCGCGGCTCCACCGAGTACAACCTGGCCCTGGGCGACCGGCGCGCCAACGCCGTGCGCGAGGCCCTGATTCGCCTGGGCGTGAATGCCAGCCGGATCCGAACGATCAGCTTCGGGAAGGAGAAGCCGTTCTGCATGCAATCCAACGAAGATTGCTGGCAGCAGAACCGGCGCGGCCATTTCGTGTACCAGAAGTAACTCATCGGCGGCCGGGAGCGCACGCTCACGCCGCCCTGCTTCTTAAGCCGGCCCGGCGGGAGAACTGCCGGGCCGGACGCAATCATTCGAGTGCGGCTATGACGAAACGCAGTCCCCGATTCCTGATCGCCCTGCTGGCGCTGGCCCTGGCCACACCGGCACTTGCCCAGAGCACTAAGGACCGCCTGATCCGCCTGCAGACCCAGGTGGAAGCCCTACAACAGCAGATGACGGCCATGCAGCAGCGGTTCGACGAACGCATGGGCGTGATGCGCACGCTGACGGAGCAGAGCACGGACAGCGTCGCCAAAATGTCGGCGGCGGTCAGCCGGCTGGAAAAGACGCTGACTGAACAGACGGCGCAGCAGAGCGAGCGCACCGAGCAAGTGTCGCAGCAGGTGCAGGCCTTGCACGATTCCCTCGACGAGCTGAAGGCGCGGGTGGGCAAAGTGGCGGAGCAACTGGCCGCCATGGAGCAGGCGCGGGCCAGCATCGGGGTGGAGCCGGCCACGCCGCCGGCCGATGCGCCGCCGCCCGACGTGCTCTACAATAACGCGCTGCGCGACTACACCGCCGGCCGCCTGGACCTGGCTACCCAGCAGTTCACCGACTATCTGCGCTTCTATCCCACCGCGGAGCTGGCCGGCAACTCGCAGTTCTACCTGGCCGACATCGATTACCGCCAGGGCAACTTCCAACGCGCCATCGAAGGCTACGATGTGGTCCTGGAAAAGTATCCGGAGGGCAACAAGACGCGGGCCGCCATGCTGAAGAAAGGCTACGCTCTGATCGAGCTGGGGCAGAAAGACGCGGGTGTGGCTGCCTTGCGCAAGCTCATTCAGCGCTTCCCGCGCTCGGTCGAGGCCACCTCAGCGCGCGACCGCCTGCGCAAGCTGGGCGTCGCAGCACGCTAGCCCGCCCCGGCACGGTGCTACGTTACGGCGCCGGTGTGAAGCCGGTGAGCGGGTTCCCGTAATAACCCCACGTTTTCCACGCCAGCTTGTCCCACACTCCGTCCGGGGCGCCAATGAACGTGACCGGCACAATGATCTTGTCGCTGCCCAGCTTGTTGGCGGTGGCGATGCCGTTGTCCACGATCTTGCCATCATCCCCGACGGTGAACTTCAGCGACCGGGCCAGCCGCCCCTTGGTCAGAATCTTGAGCTCGTACTCGCCCGGGTTGTCACTCAGCACGTGAATTCGTCCGGTTTTTCCGGGGCGGGGACTCCTATCTTCTCCGGTCTTGTCCCAGCCAGCCACGCTGTAGAAGGTGCATGTCACGCGCGTCCACTTGGCCGCCTGGGGAACGTTGTCGGCTACACTCCGCGTGGTCTCGATGGTTTCGCCGCTGCAACTGGGCGAGCCCACCTGCAGGTCTTGCAAGAAGATGAGGCCCACCTCCTTCCCCTTATAGAGCAGGTGAGGCTCGGCGGTAGAGAAGGGTTGCGGTGGCTCGCCCGGCCCGCTCGAGCGAACACCGCGGACCCAAAAGTCTGCCTTCAACAAGGGGAGGTTCCAACCGTGGGTTTCAGGGGAGAGGTAGATGTAGCCGGCGGGAAGGGTCCAGTCGTGATCCACGTAGTAAACGAATTTGTTGAGGGCCTTGGGACCGTGCTCGTTGGAGCGGGATTTCATCACCTTGGCCTTGCCGGTGAAGAGAGTCTTCACTCCGCCTTCGCTCAGCGGGTTGCGCAATTTGATGGCGAAGCTGACCGGCCCGACGTAGGTGGCGCTCTTCTCCTCGGGAATTCCGTCCCGGCCTCCGCACTTGGTTTTCATGGAGCGCCCTTGCGGAGTTTCTTCGGTCTCGCAGTCGAATTTCACCCACACTCCACGCCCCGGCAGCGTGACTTCCACAAAGAGCTGATCCCCGCTCTCGATGGGCCCGTTCACGCGAAACTCGGCCTTCGGGAGCCAGCTCCACATGTCGTAGTTCCCGCGATACTCGGCGAGGGTGTAGGCCGTGAAGAGCAGCGAGTCTTTCTGAATGGCCGGCCCTTCCTGGGCCAGGGCCCGGGGCGCTACGCTGCCAAGGAACAGCACGACCAACATTGGGAATGAGAGAGCTGCCGACGACCTGCGCTTCTGCATCATCGCATCCTCACGAATACTCAAAAGAGATTGGAAATCGGTACTTACAACCGCGTTCGCAGTCCGCGAGCGGCCTGCCGCCGCTGCGCGAACTACGGCGGCGCCGTGAATCCGGTTAAGGGATTGGCGTAGAAGGCGCCTGTCTTCCATGCCAGCCGGTCCCACACGCCGTCCTGGTTCCCTATCACCTTGACGGGCACGACGGTGACATCGTCACCCAGCTTATTGGCGGAGGCGATGCCGTTGTCAAAGCTGCCGTCGGCAGCCACGGTGAACTTGATCGATCGGGCCAGCTCTCCCTTATAGACCATCTTGATTTCGTATTCGCCCGGGTTCGAACTCAGCTCATGTAACGGTGCGTCCTGGCTGATGTGCTGCGGATCCGGCTTCTTGCCGTACACATAGCGAAAGTCGCACGTGACGACGGACCAGTTAAACTTCGTCCTCGTGTCGGCTCCGTAGGTATCGGCGCTGCAGTCCTTTTCCTTCGCCACCTCCTTGCCCTGATAGAACAGGTGGAACGCATTGGGATTCGGATTCGTGCCGCGAAGCCAAATTTCTGCAAAGAAACGCGGCGGAAAGAAGTCAGGGACACCCTTTCCTTGCGCCAGGTAGATCAAGCCGATGGGGATGTGCCAATCGTAGTCCGTGTAATACAGGAAACTCCCGGGCGCGCTTGAGAACGGCGGGGCTACCTTGCCTACCTTGGCCTTGCCGGTGAACAGGGTGATGTCTGTACCCAGGACCTCATTGCGCATGCGGATCTTGAACTCGATCAAACCGGTGTAAAAGACGCCCTTGTCCTGCGCAATATTGGCGCCACCGCACTCTTTCACCGCCCACCAATAACCCGCCTGGGTTGTGCCGGTCGTGCAATCGAACGTTTTCCAGGGCTTTTTGAGGCCCGGGGGAAAAACTTCCACATACAGTTGGCTTCCTGCAGCGATGGGCCCGTTGACCCGGAACGAAATCTGAGGCCACCACCGAAGGACGTAGTCAGGGCAACTGCTGCAGGTGCTGGTGAAAGGCATGAACCGAACGGAATCCTTGACGATGGTGGGCTCGTCCTGGGCGAGGGCGGGCTGGATGGCCATCATCCCGGCGAGCAGGTGGGGCCCTGCGATTCGGCAGAACCTGAAGCCAAGCTTCATGGGGCACCTCGGGAGGGAACGAATGATACCGCAGGTAGCTTGACTCGGGTGCGAAAATCCGCTATTTCGTCCCTTCCCCCAGGTCGAGTGTGCGCAGGCAGTACTTGATTTCCTGGGCCAAGTCGGTGACGCGCATGCCGCCCTTGACCATGAGCTTGCAGGAGAGGGCGACGTGGCTGGGGGTGCCTTCGCCGTGGTCATAGGTGACGCGGCAGTACTGGCAGTCCTCGTTCCAGCAGAATCGGCCGTAGGGGATGGTCTCGGGCGCAAGGAATTGGAACACGCGCAGCAGCATGTTGCCGTCGGGCACGATGAACTCCTTGCCCTTGATCTGGATTTTGACCATCCGCTCATAGGGGCGGAACAGCGGACCGGGCGTGCTCATAAAAGTGGGCGGAGGGATTCTAAACGTAGAGCGCCGACCGCGCAAAAACCGGCCGTGGCCGCAAACACGAAGGGCAGCCATTCCGCGTCCAGACGGTCGGGAGGCTGCCCTTCCGGACCTCGTCGGCCGGCGCCGGGGCACGATGTATTGGCGACGCGGCCGTGAAGTCCAACCGTTTTCTCTAGGTGGAACCCGCGTCCCCGGGTAAAGTTGCGCCGCACCCCCTGGAGGAGCACAATGCCTGCAGGGCGTGGGCGGAGCGAGCGATGAAAAGGAAAGAGCGCAGGACAAGTCAGCGCAATGCCAGGCGGAAAAACCGTAGGGACAGCGACCTGGTGAAAGGTGCAACCGAAGCGGAGCGTCCGGGCGAGCGGTTGCCCGTGTCCTTCACCGGGCAACTCGGCCACCGCGGCGTGGACGACCTCACCAAAGAGTTCGACACCGACTTTCCCGAACCGGGCCTGAGTCCGGAGCACTCCGGACAGGCAATCGCCGGCAAGGAAAAGAAGCGCCCGGCGTGAGGCCTGCTGCTACTTACCGCAGCTCTTCCATTACTTCGTCGAGCGCCTCGCGGGGTGGGCGGACCACCGACTCCGGCAGCGTCGCCAGGGGAGCGTCGGTGATGTGCAGGAGGTCCAGGAAGTTGGGCTTGTCGGGAGCGACGTAGAAGACGCCGGTCAGGACCTCGCCCCGGTCATGCGCTTCCAGCAGCGTGCGAATGGCCTCCACCTTGTTGGTCGGGTCGTAGTCCTCGTGCAGCTTGCGGAGGCGCAGGTGCGACCCGTCGTGCATGGTGACGTCGACTGTGGTCCCGGGATCGTATTCGACGTCGATTTCCTCGAAGTACGGGACGAAACTCACGTCGTGCACGGGCTCATCGTGCTCCTTCACGTACTTGTAGGACTTGGTGGAGCCTTCATGATCGTTGAACGTGACGCACGGTGAGATGACGTCCAACATGACCGTGCCATTGTGGGCGAGCGCCGCTTTCAGCATGGCGAGGAGTTGGCGCTTGTCGCCGGAGAAGGAGCGGCCCACGAAAGTCGCACCCAGCTCGATGGCCATGGCGCAGGTGTCGATCGCGGGCAGGTCGTTGACCACGCCGGTCTTGAGCTTGGAACCTAGGTCGGCGGTGGCGGAAAACTGACCCTTGGTCAGGCCGTATACGCCGTTGTCCTCGATGATGTAGATCATGGGCAAATTCCGGCGCATGAGGTGGACGAACTGCCCCATGCCGATGGAAGCGGTGTCGCCGTCGCCGCTCACGCCGATGCCGCGCAGCGTTCGGTTGGCCAGCAGGGCCCCGGTGGCGATGGCCGGCATGCGTCCATGCACCGCGTTGAAAGAGTGCGAGCGACTCAGGAAGTAGGCCGGGCTCTTGGAGGAACAGCCGATGCCGGAGAACTTGGCCACGCTCTCCGGCTTGATGCCCATTTCATACAGGGCGTCGATGATGCGCTCGGAGATGGCGTTGTGGCCGCAGCCGGCGCACAGCGTGGTCTTGCCGCCCTTGTAATCAATCACGGTCAGGCCGATGCGGTTGGTCTTCTCCGCGGCCGGGGCGGGTGTGGTGGCCATAGCTACTTGCCCTCCTGGGAAACGATCTCGTCGGTGACAGAGCGGGCGTCAATGGGCAGCCCGTTGTAATGGCGCACGCTGCGCAGCCGCGGCGCCAGGGTGGGATCCAGGTCCACGCGCAGCAGGTCACGCATCTGGGCGTCGCGGTTCTGCTCCACCACGTAGACGCGCTCGTGCCGGCGGACGAAGTCCTCCACCTCAGCGGTGAAGGGATAGGCGCGCAGGCGCAGGTAATCGGTTTCCAGGTTGTACTCTCCCCGGAGCTGGTCGCGGCTCTCGACAATGGCCCAGTGGGTCGTGCCAAAAGCGATGATGCCGACCTTGGCCTTGCCGTCGCCGCTGACCTCCGGCTTGGGCACGTGGCGCTTGGCGACCTCGAACTTCTTGCGCAGGCGGTCCATGTTGTTCTGGTAGTCGTCGGGCCGTTCGCTGTACTGCGCCTTCTCGTTGTGACCGCTGCCGCGCGTGAAGTAGCTGGCCTTGGGGTGGTCGGTGCCGGGCAGAGTGCGCCAGCCGATGGCGTCGCCATCCACGTCCTTGTACCGTGCGAAACCGCCCAGGCGGTCCAGATCCTCCTTG
Proteins encoded:
- a CDS encoding heme-binding domain-containing protein gives rise to the protein MKKLLPRALMVLGFLFVVAQLIRPERTNPASDPARAVHARLAVPAEVSAVFERACRDCHSNQTRWPWYSHVAPVSWLVVDDVNHGRRHVNLSEWASYGHTEADEILDEICEEISDGGMPLRSYRWMHPEARLSQADVRLLCDWSRKQRQRLAESVAQPPAKGETPPTAD
- the tolQ gene encoding protein TolQ → MGHFLTYSSVFSFPAAAVGGEIINLVAQSGPVAKAVLVILLIFSVISWAIMISKWSTFSRARVQSARFVKAFRKVGRLSEMAAVAEQFRPSPLVAVFESGYHEYHRQAGNPSGAVRNLAAIQRATQIAASEELTRLERRLPWLATTGAVTPFIGLFGTVWGIIDAFHSLGTSGAATLRAVAPGISEALIATAAGLFAAIPAVIGYNQLTHSIREFGARMDDFALEFLNAAERPTAEPRG
- a CDS encoding biopolymer transporter ExbD, which codes for MAFTNARGRTESSLSDINVTPFVDVVLVLLIIFMITAPVLQSGVEVAVPKTRTVKEITEERLVISIDRKQRVYFGNDPININQVGARLRERVRDPERQSIYLRADENVPFGAFATVMDAVKQAGITNVSIVTEPLKESASK
- a CDS encoding TonB family protein, translated to MALSADIYVERDPLERPLALSVALHGFLFGGMLLYAGLFGGFHGESWGGAGGGGALSATLVSNVPIPRPPAETENVLANESAGLSESLPREKEQEPEAVPIPEPDARAKPEKLKPVAPPKSNVIPFGQGGPVSGPYGVFEARGAKGGFGFTGTGGDFGSRYAWYVDVVRRKVSENWLKYEVDPSIGSARRVYITFDILRNGQPVSIEVSQSSGVPSLDQSALRALKRIDTFGPLPPDYSGSKVSVEFWFDYRR
- the tolB gene encoding Tol-Pal system beta propeller repeat protein TolB, producing MKRPLLILLLIPALAAPARPYQDWIRTGTGLGVERVRLAVPDFQPGPGGTSGDALRKVFNDTLWNDLSNAGIFDVVSKSFYPLAVPGSPAQMRPEAWSNPPPSAGMVAFGNFGIAGEDAVMQGWLYDVKNPTSPLVLGKQYREKATEENARRIAHRFANEIILRLGGGVPGVSESRIVFISNRTGHKEVWIMDYDGAGQQQLSKLGSIALSPKISPDGSRVVFTSYARGAVDLAMYSLELGRMVSFPRFAGTNISPAWSPDGSKIAFSSSMRGDPEVFLVDANGANPKRLTAFQGPDLSPAWNPKTGAQIAFVSGRTGLPQIYIMDADGTNVQRITDQGYAVSPSWSPNGQLLAFSWNRRYGPGAPGGQDIYIMDIASRQWVQLTHGAGNNDFPSWSPDGRQIVFQSTRSGRTQIWSMLADGTLPRQLTTAGENSQPNWSFK
- the pal gene encoding peptidoglycan-associated lipoprotein Pal; translated protein: MRRNTRQAWIIASLAVLLALGGCKKRTEAPPPTPAPPPPAAAPTASISASPTTIQRGQAATLTWHTSNADSAVISGIGSVAASGSQAVTPEASTTYSLTAKGPGGEASDSVRITVAEPTAAVPSATEAELFARNVQDVFFDYDRSDIRPDAQRTLEANARFLNEHASIPFVVEGHCDERGSTEYNLALGDRRANAVREALIRLGVNASRIRTISFGKEKPFCMQSNEDCWQQNRRGHFVYQK
- a CDS encoding tetratricopeptide repeat protein → MTKRSPRFLIALLALALATPALAQSTKDRLIRLQTQVEALQQQMTAMQQRFDERMGVMRTLTEQSTDSVAKMSAAVSRLEKTLTEQTAQQSERTEQVSQQVQALHDSLDELKARVGKVAEQLAAMEQARASIGVEPATPPADAPPPDVLYNNALRDYTAGRLDLATQQFTDYLRFYPTAELAGNSQFYLADIDYRQGNFQRAIEGYDVVLEKYPEGNKTRAAMLKKGYALIELGQKDAGVAALRKLIQRFPRSVEATSARDRLRKLGVAAR
- a CDS encoding 2Fe-2S iron-sulfur cluster-binding protein — translated: MSTPGPLFRPYERMVKIQIKGKEFIVPDGNMLLRVFQFLAPETIPYGRFCWNEDCQYCRVTYDHGEGTPSHVALSCKLMVKGGMRVTDLAQEIKYCLRTLDLGEGTK
- a CDS encoding 2-oxoacid:ferredoxin oxidoreductase subunit beta, coding for MATTPAPAAEKTNRIGLTVIDYKGGKTTLCAGCGHNAISERIIDALYEMGIKPESVAKFSGIGCSSKSPAYFLSRSHSFNAVHGRMPAIATGALLANRTLRGIGVSGDGDTASIGMGQFVHLMRRNLPMIYIIEDNGVYGLTKGQFSATADLGSKLKTGVVNDLPAIDTCAMAIELGATFVGRSFSGDKRQLLAMLKAALAHNGTVMLDVISPCVTFNDHEGSTKSYKYVKEHDEPVHDVSFVPYFEEIDVEYDPGTTVDVTMHDGSHLRLRKLHEDYDPTNKVEAIRTLLEAHDRGEVLTGVFYVAPDKPNFLDLLHITDAPLATLPESVVRPPREALDEVMEELR